The Triticum aestivum cultivar Chinese Spring chromosome 3A, IWGSC CS RefSeq v2.1, whole genome shotgun sequence genome includes a region encoding these proteins:
- the LOC123059947 gene encoding uncharacterized protein produces the protein MESSSSSSLLLSSYTGGNRRAREADLDVVSSAEAEAAKRMRPEDLLDLLDDDADAAAAGDLASVMRSLEEEICAGDLAPPQPELGFLLEASDDELGLPPAAGAASSSSDDAGGWEPEEPAGVFAEQIWGFEDEIDGAYAFGGVASSPEAAAAAAAAAAEWGDDGFDAGLFGFGDESFGPSDLAVLRHETMPAV, from the coding sequence ATGGagagctcctcctcgtcatctctgtTGCTGAGCTCGTATACCGGCGGCAACAGGAGGGCCAGGGAGGCCGACCTCGACGTTGTCTCGTCcgcggaggccgaggccgccaagaGGATGCGGCCCGAGGACCTGCTGGACCTGCTcgacgacgacgccgacgccgcggCGGCCGGCGACCTGGCCTCCGTCATGCGCAGCCTCGAGGAGGAGATTTGCGCCGGCGACCTGGCCCCGCCGCAGCCGGAGCTCGGCTTCCTGCTCGAGGCCTCGGACGACGAGCTCGGCCTGccgccggcggcgggcgcggcgtcCTCCTCGTCGGACGACGCCGGGGGCTGGGAGCCGGAGGAGCCGGCCGGCGTCTTCGCGGAGCAGATCTGGGGCTTCGAGGACGAGATTGACGGCGCCTACGCCTTCGGcggcgtcgcctcctcgccggaggcggcagcggctgccgccgcggccgcggccgagTGGGGCGACGACGGCTTCGACGCCGGCCTCTTCGGCTTCGGCGACGAGTCCTTCGGGCCGTCCGATCTCGCCGTGCTCCGCCACGAGACCATGCCGGCCGTCTGA